CTGTCAATGCACTGGGCGTTTATATCCCTTGGTTGATTCGTGCTGGTGTTGATAAACTCTCAACAACCTTCAACTGGAACGAAATACTACATTATGTAGTAATCATTGTCTTGCTCAGTTCGGCGATGTGGCTAATGCGGATGGCATCACGCATTTGGCTATTTGGGGTAGGTCGTCAGGTGGAATTTGACCTGAAACAACGGATTTTTGAACACTTACTCAAGCTGGAGCCGGCTTATTTTGCCAGTAATACTGCTGGCGATTTGATTAATCGGGCTACCAGTGATGTGGACAATATCAAACGGTTATTGGGTTTTGCCGTTTTGAGTTTGGCAAATACGGTGTTTGCCTACGCCCTGACACTGCCAGTAATGCTAGCGATTAGTGTGGATCTGACGCTAGCATCTCTGGCAGTTTACCCTTTTATGCTCTTGTTGGTGAGTCTGTTTAGCGATCGCTTACGCAAACAACAAGCAGCAGTCCAAGAGCAACTCTCTGAAATCAGCGAACTCATCCAGGAGGATATTAGTGGTATTGCCTTAATTAAAATCTATGCCCAAGAAGCAAACGAGCGTCGAGCCTTCTCCAAGAAAAATCAGCAGCTATTGACTGCTAACCTGGAATTGGCAAAACTCCGAAATACACTTTTTCCGCTAATTGGTGGACTAGCTAATATCAGTTCGTTGGTAATTATCTGGCTAGGGACAGCGCGGATGTCTTCTGGAGCGCTTCAGGTTGGCGATTTTTTAGCACTGTTAATTTATGTAGAGCGTCTAGTTTTCCCCACAGCCCTTTTAGGATTCACAATTACTGCGTACCAACGGGGTGAAGTTAGTATAGATCGCCTTGAATCTATTCTCTCTGTCACACCGAAAATTCAAGATGCAGCCGATGCCATACATCTACCAGCAGCTGAACTTAAAGGGGAAGTGACAGCGAAAAATCTCAGCTACAGTTACCCTGGTTCTACTACTCCAGCTTTAGAAAACGTTAACTTTACTATTGCTCCTGGAGAAACCGTGGCCATTGTTGGGGCAATTGGTTCGGGAAAATCCACTTTGGCGAATGCTTTACCGCGCTTGTTGGATATTGAATCAGGACAATTGTTTTTAGATGGGCTGGATATTACTAAAATAGCTTTGGCAGATTTACGAGGTGCGATCGCTTACGTTCCTCAAGATAGTTTTCTATTTAGCACTACAATCAAAAATAATATCCGCTATGGCGATCCAATTAGCGAACAAGAGCAGATAGAATCTGTTGCTAAACTTGCCAAAATTGAATCAGAAATTAAAAGTTTTCCTCAGCAATATGAAACTCTTGTTGGTGAACGCGGTATTACTCTTTCTGGTGGTCAACGACAACGTACTGCCTTAGCTAGAGCTATGCTGGTCAATGCGCCAGTGTTAATTTTGGATGATGCTCTCTCTAGTGTGGATAATCAAACAGCCACGCAAATCCTCAAAAATCTCTCCAGTGGTACTGAACGCAAAACAGTAATTTTCATTACCCATCAATTATCTGCGGCGGCTGCGGCTGACAGAATTTTTGTGATGGAAAAGGGAAAAATTGTTCAAATAGGCAATCACTTAGAACTATTGCAACAACAGGGTTTATACAGAACTTTGTGGAGCCAGCATCAAGTTGAGGAATTACTGCATTAAAGTTTTGACCGAAAAGCATATTTTATCGTTTGTTGGGTAGCACAGTTGTGCTACCCAAATCTTTAGGGATTACAGTATGCCCGTTCAGCTAATGTGACATCTAGCACGAATGGATTGTCATTACCTTGAAATTTGGCGATCGCGTGACTGCGTTCGATTTCAGTAAGATCGGGTGGGTCTTGCTGATTCCATTTACACAAAGTCTGACGCTGATTCTGAAAGTAATTTCGGTCTACCTTCTCAGCTTGATTTTGATAAATAGTGTAAAAGTAGAAAATTGCCCTAGCTATATCCCCTTTTACTTTTTCTCTAGGCTCAAATTTAGCAGATGATGATTCGCTAAACTCGTCAATTGCTCTAGTAGGAATTGTAGATTGAACAGTATCATTTCGATACCATTTTTTAGTACTTGTGTCGGCTATATCATCGAAGGGTTTATTTCCTCGCTCAGTATTAATATCTTCTCGTGCAGGAAATAAATGGTGAAGGTCGCTTCGGGCATTACCGTTGTCAGCCCCTTTACTTTGCGGCCAAACGTGTTCGGTATTAAGTCCTAACTTATCAGCTTCCTGACTAGGATCGCCATTACCATTTAGACGAATTTGGTAACTGGCATAGATATCTGTCACAATACCTGCTTGATTGTCAATAACGCCAAACATTTCGTCTCTTGCGCGATCGTAGTTCAAGGTTTTGCTAGGCGTATACTCCTTAGCAAGTTCTTTAACTAGAGCGACTTTGGATAATTGAGGCAATATAATTGCCGAATCACTTACGGGAGTGGGAGTAGGTTGAACAACAGGAGGAATAGTGTCAGAGGTAGACTGGTTAGCAGGTAATGTAAACGCTGCAATTACAGGATCGTGGTCGCTGACAGGTCTACTAAAGCCAACATTGACATGCACAATGTCAATTTTTGGTTGAGCAACACGAGAAAGATTTTCACTAACCAACAAATGGTCAATGAGTTGAGGATTTCCCTTGAATTTGAAAGTAAAGCGATCGCTAGCAGGTAAACTATCTGTCAGATTCTCAAGAATGTTACCCTTCAAAGTTTTTAGAGGTAGAGAATCTGGTAAATCGTTTAAGTCACCCAGTACAATTACTTTGGCTTGCGGATCAACTTCTAGTATTTGCCCTACGAATTCATTAACAATTTCGGCTTGCTTGACTCGTTGAACATCGCTAGGAGAACCTCCCAGCTTAGAAACAAAGTGATTAGCAATGATAAACAGCTTTTGGTCGTTAAATATAAATTCTGCTGCAAGTGGCTTACGGCTTTCCTCGAAAGCACTATTGGTAGGATCAATCCGACCTGGGTTGAGTGAGAGGTCAAGGTCATTTGCACCTTGAGTAATAGCCACAGCATCTAACGAACCGCCCTTTTTGGGCAGTTTTGCTAGAGTTACCCGACTGGGCCGAAATAATAAACCGACACGGATATTACCTCCAGGTTCTCCACCATCTCGATCGTCACTGGGTGCAATATCCACAAAATCGTATGCTGGACTACCGATATTTTCGAGCGCAGCAATCAGTTTTTGGTAAGTCTCGTTTGCATTCACAACATCATCATTGATTGATCCGTTGTTATCCTGAACTTCAACCAAACTGATGATATCTGGAGCGTTCAAATTATTTTGAATAATTTTGGCAATATCATCAAAACGTCGATCTTTTGGGTCTAAGTTCTCAACATTAAAAGTTGCAACAGTCAATACATCCTGGGAATTTTTTAGAGATGTTGTTTCCCGTTGGGCAACTGGAATTAAAGGAGTTGGCAATTGTGCTATTGGACTAGCGTGCAGTGGACTAATCCATACAAAGAAGATGAGAACAGTACTAAATAGTAACAACAATTTGATGAGTTTCATTCTCTCTTCCAATGAAGATATTTTCTAGATTAGTCTTCTTTTGAATATAGTTCAATTAAGAGAAGTTTTAAATTGAGTAAAGGTGAGCATTCTACCTGAGAGAAAATACCAGGACACAACGAAATTTTGATCTATTTTTCCACTACATTTGCGGTCTATTAGATACCGTGTTTAATATCAAATATTGATAATTAATTATTGGTAGCGATGTCTGTGACGGGTTCTCTACAAGAGGCTATAGCAGCGCCTACGTAGACCGTTATACTTTTCAATCACCGTGGCTTTAGATAACTTCATGAAGCTAGTACAAGGTAGTGTAATTACCACGTTAGTTTTTTGGGATAGGTGGGTAGTATAAATTACCGAAAAAACTAATTTGGTATATAGTGATGTTCAAAAGGAAATTATCAGAATTCCGTGCTTCACAGGAATTTTACACCTCGAAGTTAATGGATCGCCATATTGGAGCGATCGCAGCTTTAATTTTAATTAGCTTACTGAGTTCATGGAGTGGAACACCAGATAGTCATACCATCACTACCTGGTGGGAAGGCTTTCTCTGGGGATTGGCAGATCCAGTAATTGGCTTAGATTGTTTAGTGGGGATTGTTGCTATTGGCTTACTGTCATCTATGTTTGTTCGTGGCGCTGCGATCGCTGGATATTTTGTCTTAGCAGCAATCTTGGGCATTGTAATTCATCTATTCCAGCTGAATTTCCCAGGCATAGAAATAGCGATTGCTATTTCTACCATCGTTTTTAGTACTATGCTGATGATGCCAAATCAACCAAACTTTGTGGTACTTGCTCTGATGGGCATCAGTGCTGGTTTATTTCAGGGTTACACTGTTGCTGATTCTATTATTGGGGCAGAAATGATGCCACTAATTGCCTATATAGTAGGTATGACCTTGACTCTGTTTGTGGTTGCCATGAGTGCCAGAGAAATTGGTGGTGCAATGGGTATGGGAGAAATTAACCGAACTCTACCCTGGAAAATTAGCATTGCTGGCTTCGCTTTCTGTGCGATTGGCATCGTGTTTTTGAGGAATTCGATGAGCTAAATCACATATTTCAATTCAGTGGAATACATTTATTTATGGGGGCGTACACTTAGCTATGCGCCCTTATTATGTGGATAGATATTTAGAAGCTAAGTAAGTTGGCACAATAAAACTAAACTATGTAAAGAAAAATGGACTAGGCTAAAATCCTTATACCTATTGCCTATTGCCTTATCCCAACGACAATTATTTACGCTCACTTACTTGTATCTAAATAAAAGCTTATGACACCTAAATAAATTGCGGATACACTAACAGAATTAATTTATAAAAATAACTTTTAATAGTGAGAATATATCACAAAATATTATAAAAATATCAAATCTAAAGAGATTTTTTAGGAATTAAAGATTATTAATTTATCATGACAAAAAACATTTATTTTTGGCTTAATCTGCCTCTGATTGTTGGCACTGTTACAACCCGTAATTTGGAACCCGTTTACTATATCTAAGTACTTTCAAAAAAGAAAACTAGCTCATCATTAACATAAAGCTCTTATGTCATTTCACGAAATGACTGATACAAATGATTTGTCTATAATTCTATTCCCTGCTTTCCTAATGACTATTTGTATCAACCTTCAAGTGAAATGGTATTAATACTGGAGAGTGATTTATTATCGTATACATAAAATCGCAGCAGATTGATAAATTGTCAACAATTTTCATTTTTTATGAACTTTGAATCGATAAATTAACAACAACTAACAGAAGTAAGCATAAAAACTTAATCTATTTAGTTTTTTCTGCGCCACTAGTTAAGAGGTAATCTATGGTGCGAAACTCAAAGCTAGGGTACAGAACATT
The Nostoc punctiforme PCC 73102 genome window above contains:
- a CDS encoding ABC transporter ATP-binding protein; this encodes MAKSRRIAKLSAYLRPHWREASLGILALLSVNALGVYIPWLIRAGVDKLSTTFNWNEILHYVVIIVLLSSAMWLMRMASRIWLFGVGRQVEFDLKQRIFEHLLKLEPAYFASNTAGDLINRATSDVDNIKRLLGFAVLSLANTVFAYALTLPVMLAISVDLTLASLAVYPFMLLLVSLFSDRLRKQQAAVQEQLSEISELIQEDISGIALIKIYAQEANERRAFSKKNQQLLTANLELAKLRNTLFPLIGGLANISSLVIIWLGTARMSSGALQVGDFLALLIYVERLVFPTALLGFTITAYQRGEVSIDRLESILSVTPKIQDAADAIHLPAAELKGEVTAKNLSYSYPGSTTPALENVNFTIAPGETVAIVGAIGSGKSTLANALPRLLDIESGQLFLDGLDITKIALADLRGAIAYVPQDSFLFSTTIKNNIRYGDPISEQEQIESVAKLAKIESEIKSFPQQYETLVGERGITLSGGQRQRTALARAMLVNAPVLILDDALSSVDNQTATQILKNLSSGTERKTVIFITHQLSAAAAADRIFVMEKGKIVQIGNHLELLQQQGLYRTLWSQHQVEELLH
- a CDS encoding endonuclease, producing the protein MKLIKLLLLFSTVLIFFVWISPLHASPIAQLPTPLIPVAQRETTSLKNSQDVLTVATFNVENLDPKDRRFDDIAKIIQNNLNAPDIISLVEVQDNNGSINDDVVNANETYQKLIAALENIGSPAYDFVDIAPSDDRDGGEPGGNIRVGLLFRPSRVTLAKLPKKGGSLDAVAITQGANDLDLSLNPGRIDPTNSAFEESRKPLAAEFIFNDQKLFIIANHFVSKLGGSPSDVQRVKQAEIVNEFVGQILEVDPQAKVIVLGDLNDLPDSLPLKTLKGNILENLTDSLPASDRFTFKFKGNPQLIDHLLVSENLSRVAQPKIDIVHVNVGFSRPVSDHDPVIAAFTLPANQSTSDTIPPVVQPTPTPVSDSAIILPQLSKVALVKELAKEYTPSKTLNYDRARDEMFGVIDNQAGIVTDIYASYQIRLNGNGDPSQEADKLGLNTEHVWPQSKGADNGNARSDLHHLFPAREDINTERGNKPFDDIADTSTKKWYRNDTVQSTIPTRAIDEFSESSSAKFEPREKVKGDIARAIFYFYTIYQNQAEKVDRNYFQNQRQTLCKWNQQDPPDLTEIERSHAIAKFQGNDNPFVLDVTLAERAYCNP
- a CDS encoding HupE/UreJ family protein; this translates as MFKRKLSEFRASQEFYTSKLMDRHIGAIAALILISLLSSWSGTPDSHTITTWWEGFLWGLADPVIGLDCLVGIVAIGLLSSMFVRGAAIAGYFVLAAILGIVIHLFQLNFPGIEIAIAISTIVFSTMLMMPNQPNFVVLALMGISAGLFQGYTVADSIIGAEMMPLIAYIVGMTLTLFVVAMSAREIGGAMGMGEINRTLPWKISIAGFAFCAIGIVFLRNSMS